In Thermoanaerobaculum aquaticum, a single genomic region encodes these proteins:
- a CDS encoding sigma-54-dependent transcriptional regulator — translation MRRAAILVVDDEPGIRELLSQILADEGFSVTTVASGEEALAAVSREVFDLVMLDIKLPGMDGLEVLRQLKVGGKRLPVVMISGHATVEQAAQAVREGAADFLEKPLGLERVLVTVNNVLERAQLAERLQEEEEDVELTGVSPAIVELRRQILLAAPTDSRVLITGPNGSGKEVVARLLHRHSRRAAGPFVALNCAAIPAELIESELFGHTKGAFTGAVEAKRGKFELADGGTLLLDEVGDMSLLTQAKVLRVLQESRFTRLGGATEIRVDVRVIAATNKDLEAEIAAGRFRQDLYFRLNVIPIRVPSLAERREDIPLLVETFMAKLGKRMGVKPKKVTPEAMEALLAYPWPGNVRELRNLVERLLIMVPGDEVTPADLPMKLAETEVFWPGRPLPLKQAREAFEREYIARVLRACDQNMSQAARVLGLERSHLYRKVKALGIKVDGGTGES, via the coding sequence GTGAGAAGGGCGGCGATTTTGGTGGTGGACGATGAGCCCGGCATTCGCGAGCTTTTAAGCCAAATTCTGGCCGATGAGGGCTTTTCCGTGACCACCGTGGCTTCCGGCGAAGAAGCACTGGCCGCGGTGTCCCGGGAGGTCTTCGATTTGGTGATGCTGGATATCAAGCTTCCCGGGATGGACGGGCTGGAAGTGCTCCGCCAGCTCAAGGTAGGGGGCAAGAGGCTGCCGGTGGTGATGATTTCCGGTCACGCCACGGTGGAGCAAGCGGCGCAGGCGGTGAGGGAAGGGGCTGCGGACTTTCTGGAAAAGCCCCTGGGCCTGGAGCGGGTGCTGGTCACCGTCAACAACGTCCTGGAGCGTGCGCAGCTAGCGGAACGGTTGCAGGAGGAGGAAGAGGACGTTGAGCTCACCGGCGTTTCCCCGGCCATCGTGGAGCTGCGCCGGCAGATTCTTCTGGCTGCGCCCACCGACTCCCGGGTGCTCATCACCGGTCCCAACGGCTCGGGGAAGGAGGTGGTGGCCCGCCTCCTCCACCGGCACTCCCGGCGGGCGGCGGGGCCTTTTGTGGCCTTGAACTGCGCGGCGATCCCTGCGGAGCTCATCGAGTCCGAGCTTTTTGGCCACACCAAGGGGGCTTTTACCGGCGCGGTAGAGGCCAAACGCGGGAAGTTCGAGCTGGCGGACGGCGGCACCTTGCTGTTGGACGAGGTGGGCGACATGAGCCTTCTCACCCAGGCCAAGGTGCTGCGGGTGCTCCAGGAATCGCGCTTTACCCGCCTGGGGGGCGCCACGGAAATCCGGGTGGATGTGCGGGTCATTGCCGCCACCAACAAGGACCTGGAAGCGGAAATTGCCGCTGGCCGCTTCCGACAAGACCTTTACTTCCGCTTAAACGTGATCCCCATTCGCGTGCCGTCCCTGGCCGAACGGCGGGAGGACATCCCGCTTCTGGTGGAGACCTTCATGGCCAAGCTGGGCAAGCGCATGGGGGTCAAGCCCAAGAAGGTCACGCCCGAAGCCATGGAGGCCCTCCTGGCCTATCCCTGGCCGGGGAACGTGCGGGAGCTCCGCAATTTGGTGGAGCGGCTCTTGATCATGGTCCCCGGGGACGAAGTAACGCCCGCCGATTTGCCCATGAAGCTGGCGGAGACCGAGGTCTTTTGGCCCGGCCGTCCGCTGCCCTTGAAGCAAGCCCGGGAGGCCTTTGAGCGGGAGTACATTGCCCGGGTGCTGCGGGCCTGCGACCAGAACATGTCGCAAGCGGCGCGGGTTTTGGGCCTGGAACGCTCCCACCTTTACCGGAAGGTCAAGGCTTTGGGGATTAAGGTTGACGGCGGGACAGGAGAAAGTTAG
- a CDS encoding sensor histidine kinase, whose translation MRSWRRSWLRLRRQGRFLLGVYLVLVALGAALYALIARLREVPAEELTNRLLVFLLTLFDLTLMVVVLFVLLRSVFKLFVERRLGIIGSRFRMKLLVSYLLLILVPAVLISLLATSLFSHLASSWFSAPVEAVVQAGASLAEGVRRESEERSLRCAQAMAAHLSAVEPRRRAAELERLHFSGKNHLSALFGENGPVVELLEPMRTAALRLPSLTASELSHAGTRVDRVSRVLVVRAWVPLGDGAVVVCGEVWREDVTAAQARLAQAAASYQALKLQRPAITATLVLSFGGIALVVVFAAVWTGLYLSRSFTEPLMALAATTAAVAEGAELAEVPVPGEDEVALLVASFNSMVRRLRAQEQELRATVARLDAVLGAIRAGILWLDRERSAVRGNPAAAAMLGLPALCEGSVPLAKLADHGLGRLVEVISSAASGYRSSLTLYPGGAPKHLEVTVVALGRGPEVSGWVVALEDITQLLRAQRQAAWSEVARQIAHQIKNPLTPIRLAAERIARHFAQNRNDLGEVIPAGCRAIVDHVRSMQELLDAFSRYAKLPPVQRRPVDGEEFLQQVVRLYQGVKPGVEVKLEASLAQRRVWLDRDLFRQVVVNLLDNALEASTPPGEVVVRAFWEGEEMVLEVLDRGPGLPVEDPELLFQPFFSSKGRGSGVGLAVVLRIVTDHGGTVRLEPREGGGVRAVVRIPGGEP comes from the coding sequence ATGAGGTCCTGGCGCCGCTCCTGGCTGCGCCTCCGGCGGCAGGGCCGTTTTCTCTTGGGTGTGTACCTGGTGCTTGTGGCCCTGGGGGCCGCGCTGTACGCCCTCATTGCCCGGCTGCGGGAGGTCCCTGCCGAAGAGCTCACCAACCGCCTTTTGGTGTTCCTGCTCACGCTCTTCGACCTCACCCTCATGGTGGTGGTGCTTTTCGTGCTCCTGCGCTCCGTTTTCAAGCTTTTCGTGGAGCGACGGCTGGGGATCATTGGCTCCCGCTTTCGCATGAAGCTTTTGGTCTCCTACCTGCTGTTGATCCTGGTGCCGGCGGTGTTGATCTCGCTTTTAGCCACATCGCTTTTCTCCCACCTGGCTTCCTCCTGGTTTTCGGCGCCGGTGGAAGCGGTGGTGCAGGCGGGCGCTTCTCTGGCGGAAGGGGTGCGGCGGGAAAGCGAAGAGCGGAGCTTGCGGTGCGCCCAAGCCATGGCCGCACACCTTTCGGCGGTGGAGCCGCGACGGCGGGCGGCCGAGCTGGAGCGGCTGCACTTTTCCGGGAAAAACCACCTTTCGGCTTTGTTTGGGGAAAACGGTCCGGTGGTGGAGCTTTTGGAGCCCATGCGCACGGCGGCGTTGCGGTTGCCCTCCCTGACGGCTTCCGAGCTGAGCCATGCCGGCACCCGGGTGGACCGGGTGTCCCGGGTTTTGGTGGTGCGGGCGTGGGTGCCGCTGGGCGACGGGGCCGTAGTGGTTTGCGGGGAGGTCTGGCGCGAGGACGTTACCGCCGCCCAGGCGCGGCTGGCGCAGGCGGCTGCCTCGTACCAGGCGCTCAAGCTGCAACGGCCGGCCATTACCGCCACCTTGGTGCTTTCCTTTGGCGGCATCGCCCTCGTGGTGGTCTTTGCCGCGGTATGGACGGGGCTTTACCTTTCCCGCTCCTTTACCGAGCCTTTGATGGCTTTGGCAGCCACCACCGCAGCGGTGGCTGAGGGGGCGGAGCTGGCCGAGGTGCCGGTACCGGGGGAAGACGAGGTGGCGCTGCTGGTGGCTTCCTTCAACTCCATGGTGCGCCGGCTCAGGGCCCAGGAGCAGGAGCTGCGGGCCACCGTGGCCCGTTTGGATGCGGTGCTGGGGGCCATTCGCGCCGGCATCCTGTGGCTGGATCGGGAGAGAAGCGCGGTGCGCGGGAACCCCGCGGCGGCGGCCATGCTGGGCTTGCCGGCCCTGTGTGAGGGAAGCGTTCCGCTGGCAAAGCTCGCCGACCATGGCCTGGGGCGGCTGGTGGAGGTCATAAGCTCCGCCGCTTCCGGCTACCGCAGCTCCTTGACCCTCTACCCCGGAGGGGCCCCCAAGCACCTGGAGGTGACGGTGGTGGCTTTGGGGCGAGGGCCGGAGGTTTCCGGTTGGGTGGTGGCTTTGGAGGACATCACCCAGCTGCTGCGGGCCCAGCGGCAAGCGGCTTGGAGCGAGGTGGCCAGGCAAATTGCCCATCAAATCAAGAACCCCCTCACCCCCATTCGTCTGGCGGCCGAGCGGATTGCCCGCCATTTTGCCCAGAACCGCAATGACCTGGGGGAGGTGATCCCGGCCGGCTGCCGTGCCATCGTGGACCACGTGCGCTCCATGCAGGAGCTTTTGGACGCTTTTTCCCGCTACGCCAAGCTGCCGCCGGTGCAGCGTCGGCCGGTGGATGGGGAGGAGTTCCTCCAGCAGGTGGTGCGTCTTTACCAGGGGGTCAAGCCGGGCGTGGAGGTGAAGCTGGAGGCATCCCTTGCCCAGCGCCGGGTGTGGCTGGACCGCGACCTCTTCCGGCAGGTGGTGGTGAACCTCCTGGACAACGCCCTGGAGGCATCCACCCCACCGGGGGAGGTGGTGGTGCGGGCCTTTTGGGAAGGGGAGGAGATGGTTCTGGAGGTGCTGGACCGCGGGCCGGGGTTGCCGGTGGAGGACCCAGAGCTCTTGTTCCAGCCGTTCTTTTCCTCCAAGGGTCGGGGCTCCGGGGTGGGGCTGGCGGTGGTGTTGCGCATCGTGACCGACCATGGCGGCACGGTGCGCTTGGAGCCCCGGGAGGGTGGGGGGGTGCGCGCGGTGGTGCGCATCCCCGGGGGTGAGCCGTGA
- a CDS encoding DUF4390 domain-containing protein produces MVGLLVLLAATAAPELEVNLTPAPGRLLVQVTVQKPIPQEWVEGLAGGAPVAVTYRMKIFRNRRFLWDQRLASHELVVRAQKDPVSAVISLQAELDGEVLASSQTAKLEQALQWVSRPPTVELPIPLHHEPLWLLVRAEFLTKYKLLVIPVTEGTDWVTRAVPEAP; encoded by the coding sequence ATGGTAGGCCTGCTCGTGCTCCTGGCAGCCACAGCCGCACCGGAGCTGGAGGTGAACCTCACGCCGGCGCCGGGGAGGCTGTTGGTGCAGGTGACGGTGCAAAAGCCCATCCCCCAGGAGTGGGTGGAGGGCTTAGCGGGAGGGGCACCGGTGGCAGTGACCTACCGGATGAAGATCTTCCGCAACCGCCGCTTCCTTTGGGACCAGCGGCTGGCCAGTCACGAGCTGGTGGTGCGGGCACAAAAGGACCCGGTAAGCGCGGTGATTTCCCTGCAGGCGGAGCTGGATGGGGAGGTGCTGGCCTCCTCCCAAACCGCCAAGCTCGAACAGGCTCTGCAGTGGGTTTCCCGCCCACCCACCGTGGAGCTGCCCATCCCCCTCCATCACGAGCCGCTGTGGCTTTTGGTGCGCGCTGAGTTTCTCACCAAGTACAAGCTTCTGGTGATACCGGTGACCGAAGGCACCGACTGGGTGACCCGGGCCGTTCCGGAGGCGCCATGA
- the lpxC gene encoding UDP-3-O-acyl-N-acetylglucosamine deacetylase, whose product MAWQRTLARAVETEGVGIHSGANVKIRLRPAPVGTGVVFVRTDLGVAIPARAEHARDFSFATTIGVRGAEVGTIEHLMSALYALGITNVFVDISGPEVPVLDGSALPFVQMIKRAGVMEQSSSFPEVRLLKTVRVEDGDRFVELHPSETFSVDYRVRYKAPVVGDQRLTFTVSPERYATAIAPARTFGFLSDVKALRDRGLGRGGSLSNCVIVDEHRVLSGRLRFRDEFVRHKVLDLIGDLALLEYPLRAHVVAHKAGHALHVAAVRELLSQPEAWELFEPERVTPLSVHPFAMEPAAQAVAG is encoded by the coding sequence ATGGCTTGGCAGCGGACGCTGGCGCGTGCGGTGGAAACGGAAGGGGTAGGGATTCACAGCGGTGCAAACGTGAAGATCCGGCTGCGCCCTGCTCCTGTGGGTACGGGGGTGGTTTTTGTGCGCACCGATTTAGGGGTGGCCATCCCCGCCCGCGCTGAGCACGCCCGCGATTTTTCCTTTGCCACCACCATTGGCGTCCGCGGTGCCGAGGTGGGCACCATTGAGCACCTGATGTCGGCCCTCTACGCTTTGGGCATCACCAACGTGTTTGTGGATATCTCCGGGCCGGAAGTGCCGGTTTTGGACGGTTCGGCGTTGCCCTTCGTACAGATGATCAAGCGCGCGGGGGTCATGGAGCAGTCCAGCTCCTTCCCGGAAGTGCGTTTGCTGAAGACCGTGCGGGTGGAGGACGGCGACCGCTTTGTGGAGCTGCACCCGTCCGAAACCTTTTCGGTGGATTACCGGGTGCGCTACAAGGCGCCGGTGGTGGGCGATCAGCGCTTGACCTTTACCGTTTCCCCGGAGCGCTACGCAACGGCTATTGCTCCAGCCCGCACCTTTGGTTTCCTTTCGGATGTGAAGGCCCTTCGCGACCGGGGGCTGGGGCGAGGGGGGAGCCTCTCCAACTGCGTGATCGTGGATGAGCACCGTGTGCTTTCCGGCCGCCTGCGCTTCCGGGACGAGTTTGTGCGCCATAAGGTTTTGGACCTCATTGGGGACTTGGCGCTTTTGGAGTACCCCCTGCGCGCCCACGTGGTAGCGCACAAAGCCGGCCACGCCCTGCACGTGGCGGCGGTGCGCGAGCTGTTGTCCCAGCCGGAAGCGTGGGAGCTCTTCGAGCCGGAACGGGTGACCCCGCTTTCCGTGCACCCCTTCGCCATGGAGCCGGCGGCCCAGGCAGTGGCCGGTTAG
- a CDS encoding HD domain-containing phosphohydrolase — protein sequence MLPPLDPEAVLRLKEVLYRFLEELQTTKAALYLLGDRGALELVESYGFGRREAILAEVPPDHPLYHWVRRHRTAPAVLADPASEPALAEVLRLSGSTTLLTVPLISGDNLIGFVDARDRAGRKSYGPEELKRAKAIGEQLLSVLGELGLVAAPPPPAPTPTEVKPQPSKAFKFPQAVEKLAGLCGALAQAEGVGAVAVTVVEGATVRSHLFTTTPLEGTERESIARHQREVAAQAGLTLPEASRWSFTERPSQGREARREEIRTVVLSRDGLTVLVSLLTPAGSSPHALLSAISGVWELSQREQALRRAVRNMARVLLEPGDLSFPHLRQHSQAVSELAQKMAQELGLSEDEEELVTLAGYLHDVGMRELDYQRIYRLEKPPEMERRLYQRHPVVGARILEETAYPGLAEAVRHHHERWDGSGYPQRLSGPAIPLASRIVHLAEVYDVLTSPASYKRPVSREQAVQIIEKEAGKQFDPNLVPVLIKVVGA from the coding sequence ATGCTGCCACCGTTGGATCCGGAGGCGGTGCTTCGCTTAAAGGAGGTTTTATACCGGTTTTTGGAGGAGCTCCAAACCACCAAGGCCGCCCTCTACCTGCTGGGAGACCGAGGCGCTTTGGAGCTGGTGGAAAGCTACGGCTTTGGCCGCCGGGAGGCCATCCTCGCCGAAGTTCCCCCGGACCATCCCCTTTACCACTGGGTGCGACGCCATCGCACGGCGCCAGCGGTGCTGGCCGACCCGGCCAGCGAGCCGGCGCTGGCTGAGGTGCTCAGGCTTTCGGGAAGCACCACCTTGCTCACCGTGCCGCTCATCAGCGGGGATAACCTCATCGGTTTCGTGGATGCCAGGGACCGCGCTGGACGGAAAAGCTACGGCCCGGAAGAGCTTAAAAGAGCCAAAGCCATTGGCGAGCAGCTGCTTTCGGTGTTGGGGGAGCTGGGTCTGGTAGCCGCTCCACCGCCACCTGCACCCACCCCCACCGAGGTCAAGCCGCAACCGTCCAAAGCCTTCAAGTTCCCGCAGGCGGTGGAAAAGCTCGCGGGGCTTTGCGGGGCCCTGGCTCAAGCCGAAGGGGTGGGGGCGGTAGCGGTGACGGTGGTGGAAGGGGCCACGGTGCGCTCGCACCTCTTTACCACCACCCCGCTGGAGGGCACCGAGCGGGAATCCATCGCCCGGCACCAACGGGAGGTGGCCGCCCAGGCCGGCTTAACGTTGCCGGAAGCCTCCCGCTGGTCTTTTACCGAACGCCCCTCCCAGGGGCGGGAGGCGCGGCGGGAAGAAATCCGCACCGTGGTTTTATCCCGGGATGGCCTGACGGTGCTGGTGTCGCTCTTAACGCCGGCCGGTAGCTCACCGCACGCCTTGCTTTCCGCCATAAGCGGGGTATGGGAGCTTTCCCAACGGGAGCAGGCCCTGCGGCGAGCCGTGCGCAACATGGCGCGGGTACTGTTGGAGCCGGGGGACTTGAGCTTCCCCCACCTGCGCCAGCACAGCCAGGCGGTTTCTGAGCTTGCGCAAAAAATGGCGCAGGAGCTGGGCTTGAGCGAGGACGAGGAAGAGCTGGTAACGCTGGCCGGCTACCTCCACGATGTGGGCATGCGGGAGCTGGATTACCAGCGCATTTACCGCCTGGAAAAACCCCCGGAAATGGAGCGCAGGCTCTACCAGCGCCACCCGGTGGTGGGGGCCAGGATCCTGGAGGAAACCGCCTACCCGGGGCTGGCCGAGGCCGTGCGGCACCACCACGAGCGGTGGGATGGCAGCGGCTACCCCCAGAGGCTTTCCGGTCCCGCCATCCCCCTGGCCTCCCGCATCGTGCACCTGGCGGAGGTGTACGACGTGCTCACCTCCCCCGCCTCCTACAAACGGCCGGTAAGCCGCGAGCAAGCAGTGCAAATCATCGAAAAGGAAGCCGGCAAACAGTTTGATCCCAACCTGGTGCCGGTGCTTATCAAGGTGGTAGGGGCATGA
- the smpB gene encoding SsrA-binding protein SmpB, which translates to MKVLAQNRKARFEYEFLERLVAGIALTGSEVKSVRDGRVNLQDGYVAFENGEAFLVNVHIAPYANAGYAGHDPLRPRKLLLHKREIKRLWGKVQEKGLTLIPLAIGLEGNWIKVELALAKGKKVHDKRETLKRRELDREAEAAMKHYR; encoded by the coding sequence ATGAAGGTGCTGGCGCAAAACCGCAAGGCCCGCTTTGAGTACGAGTTTTTGGAGCGCCTGGTGGCGGGCATTGCGCTGACCGGCAGCGAGGTGAAGTCGGTGCGGGATGGCCGCGTCAACCTTCAAGACGGGTACGTGGCCTTTGAAAACGGTGAGGCGTTTTTGGTGAACGTGCACATTGCGCCTTACGCCAACGCTGGCTACGCCGGCCACGACCCCCTGCGGCCCCGCAAGCTCTTGCTGCACAAGCGGGAAATCAAGCGTCTCTGGGGCAAGGTTCAGGAAAAGGGCTTGACCCTCATCCCTTTGGCCATTGGTTTGGAAGGCAACTGGATCAAGGTGGAGCTGGCCCTGGCCAAGGGCAAGAAGGTTCACGACAAGCGCGAGACCCTCAAACGGCGGGAGCTGGATCGGGAAGCGGAAGCGGCCATGAAGCACTACCGCTAG
- a CDS encoding NUDIX hydrolase, whose translation MEEDVQGNVAFAGKLLSVEVHRVRLRQGQEAVREVVRHPGAVVILPVLPDGRVVLVRQFRFAVGEALWELPAGTLHAGEEPLACAQRELAEETGFRGELIPLGAFYSAPGFCDEKLHAFLATNLNAGKTNWDEDEELELGLFTPEELAVAIGQGQIRDAKSLACLLLAQLAGLFALPQGQ comes from the coding sequence GTGGAAGAGGATGTCCAAGGAAACGTAGCGTTTGCCGGCAAGCTTTTGAGCGTAGAGGTGCACCGGGTGCGCCTGCGACAGGGACAAGAGGCGGTGCGGGAGGTGGTTCGCCATCCCGGGGCGGTGGTGATCCTGCCGGTTTTGCCCGACGGCCGGGTGGTGTTGGTGCGGCAGTTTCGCTTTGCGGTGGGTGAGGCCCTGTGGGAGCTGCCCGCCGGCACCCTGCACGCCGGGGAGGAGCCTCTGGCTTGTGCCCAGCGGGAGCTCGCTGAGGAAACCGGTTTTCGCGGTGAGCTCATCCCCCTGGGGGCGTTTTATTCGGCTCCCGGCTTTTGTGACGAAAAGCTTCACGCTTTTCTGGCGACCAACCTCAATGCGGGGAAAACCAACTGGGATGAGGACGAAGAGCTGGAGCTAGGGTTGTTCACGCCGGAAGAGCTGGCGGTGGCCATTGGCCAGGGGCAAATCCGCGACGCCAAAAGCTTGGCGTGCCTTTTGCTGGCCCAGCTTGCCGGTCTCTTTGCTTTGCCCCAGGGTCAATAG
- the uvrA gene encoding excinuclease ABC subunit UvrA yields the protein MKDFISIRGARQHNLKNINLDIPRNKLVVITGVSGSGKSSLAFDTLFAEGQRRYVESLSAYARQFLEQMDKPDVDVIEGLSPAISIEQKTVSKNPRSTVGTVTEIYDYLRLLYASIGEVFCPDCRIPIAGQTVQQMVDRILSLPGGTRFLVLAPLTQAKKGEHRKLFEQMAREGFVRARVNGEIIEVANPPELDKKKKHTIEVVVDRLEVRQDLAQRLADSLETALRVGDGLVRIAPKDREEFVLSSRHACPQCGFSLAELSPRLFSFNSPQGACPSCTGLGSVQEIDPGKLILDPQRSLAAGAVAGIAESGRSFRWRQLQTLAKAMGFSLHVPWYKLPEPVQRAILYGTTQELHFEFVGERSTWAYRAPFEGLVPALERKYRETRSPEVRAEIERFMSQKPCPACGGRRLRREALAVHIRGKNIHDVVELSVRESLKFFQSLELTPREQQIAGKILKEINDRLEFLAAVGLDYLTLSRTSGTLSGGEAQRIRLATQIGSKLMGVLYVLDEPSIGLHQRDNRKLLATLKGMRDLGNTVLVVEHDEETMREADWIVDLGPGAGIHGGEVVAEGPPEVIPSFPRSLTGRYLAGELTIPVPPKRRPGNGKKLVVYGAREHNLKNLDVAFPLGMFICVTGVSGSGKSTLVNEILYKACARSLYRALELPGAHDRLEGTEFIDKVVAIDQSPIGRTPRSNPATYTKVFDPIRELFALTPEARARGYKPGRFSFNVRGGRCEACAGEGQIKIEMHFLPDVYVTCDVCKGRRYSRETLEVHYKGLSIAEVLDLTVEQARELFAAHPHITRILDTLMAVGLGYIKLGQPATTLSGGEAQRIKLSRELARRATGQTLYILDEPTTGLHFDDVKKLLSVLHTLVDRGNTVVVIEHNLDVIKTADWIIDLGPEGGDEGGFLVAQGTPEQVAQNGQSWTGRYLAPLLSLPKAQAC from the coding sequence ATGAAAGACTTCATCTCAATTCGCGGGGCTCGCCAGCACAACCTCAAGAACATCAACCTGGACATCCCCCGCAACAAGCTGGTGGTGATTACCGGGGTTTCCGGTTCGGGAAAGTCCTCCCTGGCCTTTGATACGCTGTTTGCCGAAGGGCAAAGGCGTTACGTGGAGTCCCTTTCCGCGTACGCCCGGCAGTTTTTGGAGCAAATGGACAAGCCCGATGTGGACGTCATTGAGGGCCTGTCCCCTGCCATTTCCATTGAGCAAAAAACCGTTTCCAAAAACCCCCGCTCCACCGTGGGTACCGTCACCGAAATTTACGACTACCTGCGCTTGCTTTACGCTTCCATTGGCGAGGTTTTTTGCCCCGACTGCCGCATCCCCATTGCCGGACAAACCGTCCAGCAAATGGTGGACCGCATATTGAGCCTCCCCGGCGGCACCCGCTTTCTGGTGCTGGCCCCCCTCACCCAGGCGAAAAAGGGGGAACACCGCAAGCTCTTTGAGCAAATGGCGCGGGAGGGTTTTGTGCGCGCCCGGGTGAACGGGGAAATCATCGAGGTGGCCAACCCCCCTGAGCTGGACAAGAAGAAAAAGCACACCATCGAGGTGGTGGTGGACCGCCTGGAGGTGCGCCAGGACCTGGCCCAGCGCCTGGCCGATTCCCTGGAAACCGCCCTGCGGGTGGGTGACGGGTTGGTGCGGATCGCCCCCAAAGACCGCGAGGAGTTCGTGCTTTCCTCCCGCCACGCTTGCCCCCAGTGCGGCTTTTCCCTGGCCGAGCTTTCCCCCCGTCTTTTCTCCTTTAACTCGCCCCAGGGCGCCTGTCCGTCGTGCACGGGCCTGGGGAGCGTGCAGGAAATTGACCCCGGAAAGCTCATCCTGGATCCCCAGCGCTCGCTAGCTGCCGGCGCCGTAGCCGGCATTGCCGAATCGGGGCGCTCTTTCCGCTGGCGGCAACTGCAAACCCTGGCCAAGGCCATGGGCTTTTCCCTGCACGTGCCCTGGTACAAGCTGCCCGAGCCGGTGCAGAGGGCGATCCTCTACGGCACCACCCAGGAGCTGCACTTTGAGTTTGTGGGGGAGCGTTCCACCTGGGCCTACCGCGCCCCCTTTGAAGGCCTGGTCCCTGCCTTGGAGCGCAAGTACCGGGAAACCCGCTCCCCGGAAGTACGGGCCGAAATCGAGCGCTTCATGTCGCAAAAGCCCTGCCCCGCCTGTGGCGGACGGCGGTTGCGGAGGGAAGCGCTGGCGGTGCACATCCGCGGCAAAAACATCCACGACGTGGTGGAGCTTTCGGTGCGGGAAAGCTTGAAGTTCTTCCAGAGCCTGGAGCTCACCCCCCGTGAGCAGCAGATCGCCGGCAAGATCCTCAAGGAAATCAACGATCGTTTGGAGTTTTTAGCCGCCGTGGGGCTCGACTACCTCACCCTTTCCCGCACCTCCGGCACGCTTTCCGGCGGCGAAGCCCAACGCATCCGCCTGGCCACCCAAATTGGCTCCAAGCTCATGGGCGTGCTGTACGTTCTCGACGAGCCTTCCATTGGCCTGCACCAGCGGGACAACCGCAAGCTCTTGGCCACCCTCAAGGGCATGCGCGATTTGGGCAACACCGTTTTGGTGGTGGAGCACGACGAGGAAACCATGCGGGAAGCCGACTGGATCGTGGACCTGGGCCCCGGTGCCGGCATCCACGGCGGTGAGGTGGTAGCCGAAGGCCCGCCGGAGGTCATCCCTTCCTTTCCCCGCTCCCTCACCGGCCGCTACCTGGCTGGGGAGCTCACCATCCCCGTTCCCCCCAAGCGCCGCCCGGGAAACGGCAAAAAGCTCGTCGTTTACGGTGCCCGGGAGCACAACCTAAAAAACCTCGACGTGGCCTTCCCGCTGGGCATGTTCATTTGCGTCACCGGGGTTTCCGGCTCAGGCAAGTCAACCCTGGTCAACGAAATCCTCTACAAAGCCTGCGCCCGCAGTTTGTACCGGGCTTTGGAGCTCCCAGGAGCCCACGACCGCCTGGAAGGCACCGAGTTCATCGACAAGGTGGTGGCCATTGACCAATCCCCCATCGGTCGTACCCCCCGCTCCAACCCCGCCACCTACACCAAGGTTTTTGACCCCATCCGCGAGCTCTTTGCTCTAACCCCCGAAGCCCGGGCCCGGGGCTACAAACCCGGCCGTTTTTCCTTCAACGTCCGCGGGGGGCGCTGCGAAGCTTGCGCCGGTGAAGGGCAAATCAAAATCGAAATGCACTTCCTCCCCGATGTTTACGTCACCTGCGACGTCTGCAAGGGCCGGCGCTACAGCCGGGAAACCCTGGAGGTGCACTACAAGGGCCTGTCCATTGCTGAGGTTTTGGACCTCACGGTGGAGCAAGCCCGGGAGCTTTTCGCCGCCCACCCCCACATCACCCGCATCCTGGACACCCTCATGGCCGTGGGCCTGGGCTACATCAAGCTGGGCCAGCCAGCCACCACCCTTTCCGGCGGTGAAGCCCAGCGCATCAAGCTTTCCCGGGAGCTCGCCCGCCGCGCCACCGGCCAAACCCTTTACATCCTGGACGAACCCACCACCGGCCTGCACTTTGACGACGTGAAAAAGCTTCTCTCGGTGCTGCACACTCTGGTGGATCGAGGGAACACCGTGGTGGTCATTGAACACAACCTGGACGTCATCAAAACCGCCGACTGGATCATTGACTTAGGCCCCGAAGGCGGCGACGAAGGCGGCTTCCTGGTGGCCCAGGGCACCCCGGAACAGGTCGCCCAAAACGGGCAAAGCTGGACCGGCCGCTACCTCGCCCCGCTGCTTTCCCTCCCCAAAGCCCAAGCGTGTTAA